In a genomic window of Urocitellus parryii isolate mUroPar1 chromosome 2, mUroPar1.hap1, whole genome shotgun sequence:
- the LOC144253354 gene encoding sperm motility kinase Z-like, whose protein sequence is MHSKSSESSVVPQWPGSFQEKAFTDHYQVLKDIGHGAFGKVILARHLRTGAEVAVKVLPRRLWRSLTCPETLAMKTLNHPNVIHLFQVIETHQYVYLVMEHGGRGSLFDFIPPRGMQEEEEARRLFRQITCAVCYCHKMHILHGDLKPQNVVLDARGNIRIIDFGLSTVLKPGQEGNRYWHPLEGPAVDTWQLGIILYFILTGNCPSDIYQPELEFPQHVSPEAQRLIRKILAENRRASPSAEEILADPWLNQGEEKSSFHDVPLPNLSDPTVLTMLFNMGYDPYSTWVSLSQKKFDDVMASYLIIQQQISQGAGCMKPGRRDPSTSPALPKRRASEPALHTFSLPCEHHQPQEAKESGQKGFRRASWPAISLRFLHEKPPTPRLASQHHSVADSPQPCPSTTDSLVSQDATTVHPQGHRKGWKRVRQRMAACLRRLCCCTPSCDGENEAPAPGEQKPARFTNRVVPT, encoded by the coding sequence ATGCATAGTAAGAGTAGTGAGTCTAGTGTAGTGCCACAGTGGCCTGGCTCCTTCCAGGAGAAGGCCTTCACAGACCATTACCAGGTCTTGAAGGACATTGGGCATGGGGCATTTGGTAAGGTGATCCTAGCCCGCCATCTGCGCACTGGGGCCGAAGTGGCGGTGAAAGTCCTGCCAAGGAGACTTTGGAGGAGTTTGACTTGCCCTGAAACACTGGCGATGAAGACCCTGAACCACCCGAATGTGATCCACCTCTTTCAGGTGATTGAAACCCACCAATATGTCTACCTGGTGATGGAGCATGGAGGCAGGGGATCGCTCTTTGACTTCATCCCACCTAGGGgcatgcaggaggaggaggaggcccggAGACTGTTCAGACAGATCACCTGTGCGGTGTGCTACTGCCACAAGATGCACATCTTGCATGGAGACCTGAAGCCCCAGAACGTTGTGCTGGATGCCAGAGGCAACATCCGAATCATCGACTTTGGCTTAAGCACCGTTCTCAAGCCTGGGCAAGAAGGGAACAGATACTGGCACCCTCTGGAGGGCCCCGCAGTGGACACCTGGCAACTGGGTATCATTTTGTACTTTATATTGACAGGGAACTGCCCAAGTGACATCTACCAACCTGAGTTGGAATTTCCCCAGCACGTGTCGCCTGAAGCACAAAGGCTCATCAGGAAAATCCTGGCAGAGAACCGAAGAGCAAGCCCCTCGGCAGAGGAGATCTTGGCAGACCCGTGGCTGAATCAGGGTGAGGAGAAGTCATCTTTCCATGATGTGCCCCTCCCCAACCTCTCAGACCCCACTGTACTGACAATGCTGTTCAACATGGGGTATGACCCTTACAGTACCTGGGTGTCATTGTCCCAGAAAAAGTTTGATGATGTGATGGCTTCCTATCTCATAATCCAGCAGCAGATAAGCCAGGGGGCAGGCTGCATGAAGCCTGGGAGAAGGGATCCTTCCACGTCCCCTGCCCTCCCGAAGAGGAGGGCGAGTGAGCCTGCCCTTCACACCTTCTCCTTGCCCTGTGAGCATCATCAGCCTCAGGAGGCCAAGGAGTCAGGGCAGAAGGGCTTCAGAAGGGCCAGCTGGCCTGCCATTAGTCTCCGCTTCCTGCATGAGAAGCCCCCCACTCCCAGGCTAGCCTCCCAGCATCACTCTGTGGCCGACTCACCCCAACCCTGCCCATCAACAACAGACAGCCTTGTCTCCCAAGATGCCACCACAGTGCATCCCCAGGGCCACAGGAAGGGCTGGAAGCGGGTGAGGCAGAGGATGGCTGCCTGCTTGCGCAGACTGTGCTGTTGCACACCCTCATGCGATGGCGAAAACGAGGCTCCTGCACCAGGGGAGCAGAAACCTGCTAGGTTCACAAATCGGGTGGTTCCTACATAA